In Paenibacillus sp. BIC5C1, a genomic segment contains:
- a CDS encoding helix-turn-helix domain-containing protein, with protein MSSYVNEANLIYLLSSVRKRKFPMTRQAKHVRVPVYILCFITEGEGVVVLDGALQKVRPLQLYLLVPGMIVEFPEQGSTFEYYGVWFEPIRLTKTRGRYEALPSLSLSGALSPGHITVHHPQQILQQIVQLYHQSGQKRNRDSLNLKIQLEQLIQNIMKNEPEQQSTVMDERVERSILYMEQHYTDKVSIEQLAEAAGGMPPVAYSRLFRSETGLPPVEYLSNVRMTRAKQMLNTKNSRVKEVAAAVGFRSEFYFSRMFQRMVGVSPTLYMKRGKLKVAVASSLGFDDHLKSVGIEPVCVVDLFQYPGQSNEQYAEQLHRQLQELKQSNPDMIIADHYHTEFREQFKQTAAPVFLDFSVWDWKGNFEKIAELVNREREASEMLTRLDVQIETTGQTLRRMLGLERITIMQVSHRTIGVQGRVNHPLNELIYGELGLRPGNQAPAELWRMELQPEAMPVLETEHLFIHHHHILAGSDKMYDELTRTAAWPQILAVKNGKVKRIPNWFVMSWTPLGRQRIMNELMAAVGEHQQR; from the coding sequence ATGTCATCATATGTGAACGAAGCCAATCTAATCTATCTTTTATCTTCAGTACGTAAAAGAAAGTTTCCCATGACCCGACAAGCCAAACATGTTCGGGTTCCTGTATACATATTATGCTTTATTACAGAGGGCGAAGGGGTTGTTGTACTGGATGGTGCGCTCCAGAAGGTTCGTCCTCTCCAGTTATATTTGCTTGTACCTGGCATGATTGTGGAGTTCCCGGAACAAGGTAGTACGTTCGAATATTATGGAGTATGGTTTGAACCGATCAGGCTAACCAAGACCAGAGGTAGATATGAAGCATTGCCTTCCTTGTCCTTATCCGGTGCACTCTCGCCAGGCCATATTACCGTGCATCATCCTCAACAAATCCTCCAACAGATTGTGCAGTTGTATCACCAGAGTGGGCAGAAACGAAATCGGGATTCATTGAATCTGAAAATTCAGTTAGAGCAATTGATCCAGAATATTATGAAAAATGAACCGGAACAGCAGAGTACCGTAATGGATGAACGGGTTGAACGGAGCATCCTTTATATGGAGCAGCACTACACGGACAAAGTAAGCATTGAACAGCTGGCTGAAGCAGCAGGTGGCATGCCGCCGGTTGCTTATTCACGTTTGTTCCGAAGTGAAACAGGTTTGCCGCCAGTCGAGTACCTGAGCAATGTACGCATGACCCGGGCCAAGCAGATGCTGAATACGAAGAATAGTCGAGTTAAAGAAGTCGCAGCTGCGGTTGGTTTTCGAAGTGAATTTTACTTTAGTCGCATGTTTCAGCGCATGGTGGGCGTATCGCCTACATTATATATGAAGCGGGGCAAGTTAAAGGTGGCTGTAGCATCCTCGCTCGGTTTCGACGACCATCTAAAATCAGTTGGAATCGAGCCGGTCTGTGTGGTGGATTTATTCCAGTATCCAGGTCAGAGCAATGAGCAGTATGCGGAACAATTGCACAGACAACTGCAGGAATTGAAGCAGTCCAATCCGGACATGATCATCGCCGATCATTATCATACGGAGTTCAGAGAGCAGTTCAAACAAACGGCTGCGCCTGTATTTCTGGATTTCTCTGTGTGGGACTGGAAAGGAAACTTTGAGAAAATTGCCGAGTTGGTGAACCGGGAACGCGAGGCATCGGAAATGCTGACACGTCTGGATGTGCAGATTGAGACAACGGGCCAGACATTGCGCCGGATGCTGGGCCTTGAACGGATCACCATCATGCAAGTGAGTCACCGGACGATTGGCGTTCAGGGCAGGGTGAATCATCCGCTCAATGAATTGATATACGGTGAGCTAGGTCTGCGTCCGGGCAATCAGGCACCGGCAGAACTGTGGCGAATGGAGCTGCAGCCGGAAGCTATGCCTGTATTGGAGACAGAGCATCTGTTCATTCATCATCATCATATTCTCGCTGGTAGTGATAAAATGTATGACGAGTTGACCAGAACGGCAGCATGGCCCCAGATTCTGGCGGTGAAGAATGGAAAAGTTAAGCGCATTCCCAATTGGTTTGTAATGAGTTGGACTCCGCTCGGTAGACAACGAATCATGAATGAATTAATGGCAGCCGTGGGTGAACATCAACAGCGATAA
- a CDS encoding aminoglycoside phosphotransferase family protein — protein MRRIGQGRTAEIYAYPSNQIMKLYHADFPTEAVQNEFRITEAVFQKGLPVPQARLYMDDAARKGIIFERIEGSTMLSLMIQEPVLIKELSRQMAVCHHSLHAQQGDEGVFPTQKQILTGAIQNTSLLSEEDKTQVIAYLSSLPERKQICHGDFHPDNVMLNETRDQYWVIDWMTGMSGDPAGDVARSWVILMSGTLPEDTDPAVQKGFELARNVMLEHYIQHYIQISGISRQELDAWILPVAAARLDERLPAVEENQLIKLVQDRIRLLN, from the coding sequence ATGAGACGAATTGGGCAAGGAAGAACGGCTGAGATCTATGCGTACCCATCCAATCAGATTATGAAATTATATCATGCGGATTTTCCAACCGAAGCTGTTCAGAATGAGTTTCGAATTACCGAGGCAGTATTCCAAAAGGGCTTACCTGTTCCACAAGCAAGGTTGTATATGGATGATGCAGCGCGCAAAGGGATTATATTTGAACGGATTGAAGGCAGCACGATGTTATCCCTTATGATCCAGGAGCCCGTGTTGATCAAAGAACTATCGCGTCAAATGGCAGTCTGTCATCATAGCCTTCACGCCCAACAGGGTGATGAAGGAGTATTCCCTACACAAAAGCAGATTCTTACTGGGGCCATTCAAAATACCTCTCTATTGTCGGAAGAGGATAAGACGCAGGTAATTGCTTATTTGTCGTCTCTTCCAGAGCGAAAGCAAATTTGTCATGGCGACTTTCATCCCGATAATGTCATGTTAAATGAAACGAGAGATCAATATTGGGTTATAGACTGGATGACAGGCATGTCGGGTGATCCAGCGGGTGATGTGGCACGAAGCTGGGTAATATTAATGAGCGGCACGTTGCCGGAGGATACGGACCCGGCTGTTCAAAAAGGATTTGAATTGGCTCGCAATGTAATGTTGGAACATTATATCCAACATTACATCCAGATCTCCGGGATATCCCGCCAGGAGTTGGATGCCTGGATTCTGCCTGTCGCGGCTGCACGTTTAGACGAGAGATTACCTGCAGTGGAAGAGAATCAGTTGATCAAGCTTGTGCAGGATCGTATTCGTCTACTGAATTGA
- a CDS encoding class I SAM-dependent methyltransferase: MLNALKAIQSYKSGHLPEEEQPTWLQLLAAAEQPNINLERIHSIADLEGTNPVLDYVERTLQVLEQLQVSFWMREILEDVLVWSETAKAGSPKQRRNWQKQGVNLFVHNVGSAQLYDMYGSVGNLHDKQGHREKEHSSRSESSRDLSNDDPSGSAQIVQTAYGSPTPRHEIIHTLIATHGLIGQYIRGEIPFAENAPLHSFIPQGWLTADELQAILIALNECIIAGVERALWNQVQVEVQRIVGWIITEPDHTDWNVKERLSRLRSSSILQGEAMDEAYAKLQARLEIERILAPLAHRTLWYVESAMHDFSLQEMVKIFLLTLHSEAMLLSVDDLTMNSTGIGRVTEEEGVGLNSTSQEQQLDVVRHISFEPLMNTMYYDYKGVKKLNIYKKRMIEKYLEQYSWEQIEAGQTITYPHLTHRIERHRDLRDTVFVTFKFSPAAEKLIAFCIEAEKSPLYEKAVLLLFDLFGLRRDAYDRFNNEETYLADMNSSGDYKKVLLDYMVGKRVLDIGPGGGILLDLIEQERPEMEPIGIDISANVIEALERKKQREAHRWQVLKGDALQLDQYVQSGTVDTVIFSSILHELYSYIERDGRRFNRDTVVAALRSSFNVLSPGGRILIRDGIMTEPEAQKRRIRFLEPDGMRWLERYAQDFQGRSIEFERISEDEALLDINDAMEFLYTYTWGEEAYVHEIQEQFGIFTPSAYEHCIHEALGEQAEIITFRYFLQEGYTEALGERIIFMDEQGQPAPLPDSTCLIVIEKKKGMADR; this comes from the coding sequence ATGCTGAACGCATTAAAGGCCATACAATCTTACAAGTCAGGCCATCTCCCTGAGGAAGAGCAGCCAACGTGGTTGCAGCTGCTGGCAGCGGCAGAGCAGCCGAATATTAACCTGGAACGCATTCATTCCATAGCTGACCTGGAAGGCACGAATCCGGTACTGGATTATGTAGAACGCACACTCCAGGTGCTGGAGCAGCTTCAAGTTTCTTTTTGGATGCGAGAAATTCTGGAGGATGTGCTGGTCTGGTCGGAAACGGCAAAGGCAGGATCACCGAAACAGCGGCGAAATTGGCAGAAACAGGGGGTTAACCTGTTCGTGCACAATGTCGGTTCAGCACAGCTATATGACATGTATGGAAGTGTTGGAAATTTGCATGACAAGCAAGGCCATCGTGAGAAGGAACATTCATCTCGATCAGAATCCTCGCGTGATTTATCAAATGATGATCCAAGTGGTAGTGCACAAATTGTGCAAACCGCATATGGTTCACCCACACCTCGGCATGAGATCATTCATACTCTTATTGCCACACACGGACTTATTGGTCAGTACATCAGGGGAGAAATCCCATTTGCCGAAAATGCCCCGCTTCACTCGTTCATACCGCAAGGGTGGCTGACCGCAGATGAATTGCAGGCCATCCTGATCGCATTAAATGAATGCATCATTGCTGGCGTTGAGAGAGCGTTGTGGAATCAAGTTCAGGTTGAAGTGCAGCGTATCGTAGGTTGGATCATTACAGAGCCGGATCATACGGACTGGAATGTGAAGGAGCGTCTTTCACGCTTACGGAGTTCGTCTATACTTCAGGGAGAAGCGATGGATGAAGCATATGCCAAACTTCAAGCCCGGCTTGAGATAGAGAGAATTCTCGCTCCTCTGGCTCATCGGACCTTATGGTATGTGGAGTCAGCGATGCATGATTTTTCGTTGCAGGAGATGGTTAAGATCTTCCTTTTGACGCTACACAGTGAAGCTATGTTGCTATCTGTAGATGATTTGACGATGAACAGCACAGGCATAGGCAGAGTAACCGAAGAAGAAGGAGTGGGCTTAAACTCGACTTCGCAGGAGCAACAATTGGATGTAGTGAGGCATATCAGCTTCGAACCATTAATGAACACGATGTATTATGATTATAAAGGTGTCAAGAAACTGAATATTTACAAGAAACGAATGATTGAAAAGTATTTGGAGCAATATTCGTGGGAGCAAATTGAAGCCGGTCAGACGATCACTTACCCCCATCTGACACATCGGATTGAACGGCACAGGGATTTGCGGGATACGGTATTTGTGACATTTAAATTTTCTCCAGCGGCGGAGAAACTGATTGCATTCTGTATTGAGGCAGAAAAGTCTCCGTTATACGAAAAGGCTGTGCTGCTGTTATTTGACCTATTCGGATTGCGTCGGGATGCGTATGATCGGTTCAATAATGAAGAGACGTATCTGGCCGACATGAACAGCTCAGGTGATTACAAGAAAGTACTGCTGGATTACATGGTTGGCAAACGTGTGCTCGATATCGGTCCCGGCGGTGGAATATTGCTCGATCTGATTGAGCAGGAAAGACCTGAGATGGAACCAATCGGCATTGATATTTCAGCGAATGTCATTGAGGCGTTGGAGCGCAAAAAGCAGCGGGAGGCACATCGCTGGCAAGTATTGAAGGGGGATGCTCTTCAACTGGATCAATACGTGCAGTCAGGCACGGTGGATACGGTTATTTTTTCATCCATTCTGCATGAACTGTATTCGTATATTGAGCGTGACGGACGCAGATTCAACAGGGACACGGTCGTTGCTGCGTTAAGAAGTTCGTTTAACGTGTTGTCCCCTGGGGGCCGAATTCTGATCAGGGATGGCATCATGACTGAACCCGAAGCACAGAAACGTCGAATTCGTTTCCTCGAACCGGATGGGATGCGATGGCTAGAGCGGTACGCACAGGATTTCCAGGGACGCAGCATTGAATTTGAGCGAATCTCTGAGGACGAGGCGCTGTTGGATATCAACGATGCGATGGAATTTCTGTACACCTATACATGGGGTGAAGAAGCATATGTCCATGAGATTCAGGAACAATTCGGCATATTTACCCCATCGGCATATGAGCACTGTATTCATGAAGCACTGGGGGAGCAAGCCGAGATTATTACATTCCGGTACTTTCTTCAGGAAGGATATACGGAGGCGCTTGGAGAACGAATTATATTTATGGATGAACAGGGTCAACCTGCACCTTTGCCTGACAGCACCTGCCTGATCGTGATTGAAAAGAAGAAAGGAATGGCGGACAGATGA
- a CDS encoding histidine phosphatase family protein: MTNEANTALYFVRHAESEYIEGQERERSLTEQGKRDAASVAGLLHREQIRLFYSSPYRRAVDTIQGLAEVSEGIVVTEEDLRERELSGPEVKHEHFREAKQRLYNNPAFAYSGGESGEVAGARAIAVIQRILDRHPGQKIVIGTHGDIMTLIFNYYDPSYGYDFWANTTMPDIYKLEFDRDVRLVQVTRLWDDQI; encoded by the coding sequence ATGACAAATGAAGCCAACACGGCTTTATATTTTGTAAGGCACGCGGAATCTGAATATATCGAAGGGCAGGAACGCGAGCGAAGTCTGACGGAACAAGGGAAGAGAGACGCGGCTAGCGTTGCGGGTTTGCTCCATCGGGAGCAGATCCGGTTGTTTTATTCCAGTCCGTATAGACGGGCCGTGGATACGATTCAGGGGTTGGCCGAAGTGTCAGAAGGCATTGTGGTCACGGAAGAGGATTTGCGTGAGCGTGAGCTGTCCGGTCCTGAAGTGAAGCATGAACATTTTCGTGAAGCCAAACAAAGGCTCTATAACAATCCTGCATTTGCTTATTCAGGTGGAGAATCCGGCGAAGTCGCTGGGGCGCGGGCAATTGCTGTTATACAGCGAATTCTGGATAGGCATCCGGGACAAAAAATAGTGATTGGCACCCATGGGGATATCATGACGTTGATTTTCAATTATTATGATCCGTCCTACGGTTATGACTTCTGGGCAAATACAACGATGCCGGACATCTACAAGCTTGAGTTCGATCGTGATGTCAGACTGGTTCAGGTAACACGATTGTGGGATGATCAGATTTAG